One Halobacterium zhouii genomic region harbors:
- a CDS encoding DUF92 domain-containing protein: MNKSLRRAAAFALVATLSLSAPALGPAAAAPFAGVALGALAITDGPLFDVFSTARDRRAGQLRTLLGFSLASTGLGLLAGLFSLPVGVFVASVLVVGFGDLGRRLVLERRTNRALSMVGFVVLAALAALAGQAVVAAVTGQPPAYPRWVFLATSGALLAGVFRTVFVARDDPLVLLTVALLLWLFTVLGPLDDVSTATAWERVGVALAVTVAFGWASRALGATSVAGMLTGVFLGLLAVVLGGYGWFAVLIAFFAVGSLTTKFRYDRKLERGVAEENDGARGTGNVLGNSAAALVALLLYAAHAHVPLSSTAYQFAYAGSVATALADTLSSEVGGLFDDPRLLTSLERVEPGTDGAVTWQGEVAGIAGALLIAGICVAVFGFGAAGVAVVVGAGIAGMTADSLAGATIENDVVGNQGVNFLATLTGGVVGGALALAAGLA, translated from the coding sequence GTGAACAAGAGTCTGCGGCGCGCCGCGGCGTTCGCGCTCGTGGCGACGCTCTCTCTCTCCGCGCCAGCGCTCGGCCCAGCGGCGGCCGCGCCGTTCGCGGGCGTCGCGCTGGGGGCGCTCGCCATCACCGACGGCCCCCTCTTCGACGTTTTCTCGACGGCCCGCGATCGACGCGCCGGCCAGCTGCGGACGCTGCTGGGGTTCTCGCTGGCGTCGACCGGACTCGGCCTGCTCGCCGGGTTGTTCTCGCTCCCTGTCGGCGTGTTCGTGGCGAGCGTGCTCGTCGTCGGCTTCGGCGACCTCGGACGCCGACTCGTGCTGGAGCGCCGGACGAACCGCGCGCTCTCGATGGTCGGATTCGTGGTGCTCGCCGCGCTCGCCGCGCTCGCCGGCCAGGCGGTCGTCGCGGCCGTCACCGGCCAGCCACCCGCCTACCCGCGCTGGGTGTTTCTGGCGACTAGCGGCGCGCTGCTCGCAGGAGTGTTCCGGACCGTCTTCGTCGCCCGCGACGACCCGCTCGTGTTGCTCACGGTGGCGCTCCTGCTGTGGCTGTTCACCGTGCTCGGCCCGCTCGACGACGTCTCCACGGCGACCGCGTGGGAGCGCGTCGGCGTCGCGCTCGCCGTCACAGTGGCGTTCGGGTGGGCGTCGCGGGCGCTCGGCGCGACCTCGGTCGCGGGGATGCTGACGGGCGTGTTCCTCGGCCTGCTCGCGGTCGTGCTCGGGGGGTACGGCTGGTTCGCCGTGCTCATCGCCTTCTTCGCAGTGGGGAGTCTGACGACGAAGTTCCGGTACGACCGGAAACTCGAGCGCGGCGTCGCCGAGGAGAACGACGGCGCGCGCGGCACCGGGAACGTCCTCGGGAACTCCGCCGCGGCGCTGGTCGCGCTTCTCCTGTACGCCGCCCACGCGCACGTACCACTGTCGTCGACCGCCTACCAGTTCGCGTACGCGGGCAGCGTCGCCACCGCGCTCGCCGACACGCTCTCGAGTGAAGTCGGCGGCCTGTTCGACGACCCTCGACTCCTGACGTCCCTCGAGCGTGTGGAACCGGGGACCGACGGTGCGGTGACCTGGCAGGGCGAAGTCGCCGGCATCGCGGGCGCGCTCCTCATTGCGGGCATCTGCGTCGCGGTGTTCGGATTCGGCGCCGCCGGCGTCGCCGTGGTGGTGGGCGCGGGCATCGCCGGGATGACGGCGGACAGCCTCGCGGGCGCGACCATCGAGAACGACGTCGTCGGCAACCAGGGCGTGAACTTCCTCGCGACGCTCACCGGGGGCGTCGTCGGCGGCGCGCTGGCGCTCGCTGCCGGATTGGCGTAA
- the dnaG gene encoding DNA primase DnaG produces MEDTAKYLIHADVVADGVVERSDVVGAAFGQTEGLLGDDLDIRDLQDSAKLGRIDVSVDSEGGQSFGHITIASSLDRVETATLAAALEAVERVGPCRANVEVQRIEDVRAAKRRDVVDRAKELLANAFDEGAIDSEDILQEVRESVRVEDVTEYEGLPAGPNVETSDAVVVVEGRADVLTLLGYGVKNAVAVEGTNVPDAVASLTRERTATAFLDGDRGGDLIRRELDQVGDLDFVARAPDGRSVEDLSREEVDTALREKTPAGAIEDTADEPTDATPATDGSATPAPPTGADATAASGTAEPSTPPEPTESNDSDADGGASPDQSATRTVGEHVEDVLDSERVRLLDADLGVLAQADAADAFEELRDADPVPATVVVDGTVTQRLLDVAAQRGVGTLVGADAGEFVKQPASVRVRTEDDY; encoded by the coding sequence ATGGAGGACACCGCGAAGTACCTGATACACGCCGACGTGGTCGCCGACGGCGTCGTCGAACGGAGCGACGTCGTCGGGGCCGCGTTCGGACAGACAGAGGGCCTGCTCGGGGACGACCTCGACATCCGGGACCTGCAGGACTCCGCGAAACTCGGCCGCATCGACGTCTCCGTCGACAGCGAGGGCGGCCAGTCCTTCGGCCACATCACCATCGCGTCGAGTCTCGACCGCGTCGAGACGGCGACGCTCGCGGCGGCCCTGGAGGCGGTCGAACGCGTCGGGCCGTGTCGCGCGAACGTCGAAGTCCAGCGCATCGAGGACGTGCGCGCGGCCAAGCGCCGCGACGTCGTCGACCGCGCGAAGGAACTGCTCGCCAACGCCTTCGACGAGGGCGCCATCGACTCCGAGGACATCCTCCAGGAGGTCCGGGAGAGCGTCCGCGTCGAGGACGTCACCGAGTACGAGGGCCTACCCGCCGGCCCGAACGTGGAGACGAGCGACGCCGTCGTCGTCGTGGAGGGTCGCGCGGACGTGCTGACGCTGCTCGGCTACGGCGTCAAGAACGCCGTCGCCGTCGAGGGGACGAACGTCCCCGACGCGGTCGCGTCGCTCACCCGCGAGCGCACCGCCACCGCGTTCCTCGACGGCGACCGCGGCGGCGACCTCATCCGCCGCGAACTCGACCAGGTGGGGGACCTCGACTTCGTCGCGCGCGCCCCCGATGGTCGCTCCGTCGAGGACCTCTCGCGCGAGGAAGTGGACACGGCGCTTCGCGAGAAGACGCCCGCAGGCGCGATCGAGGACACCGCCGACGAACCGACCGATGCGACGCCAGCGACCGACGGCAGTGCCACGCCGGCACCGCCGACAGGGGCCGACGCGACCGCGGCGTCCGGGACGGCCGAGCCGTCCACGCCGCCCGAACCGACGGAATCGAACGATTCGGACGCTGACGGCGGCGCTTCACCCGACCAGTCGGCGACCCGGACGGTCGGCGAGCACGTCGAGGACGTCCTCGACTCCGAGCGCGTGCGGTTGCTCGACGCCGATCTCGGGGTTCTCGCGCAGGCCGACGCCGCTGACGCCTTCGAGGAACTCCGGGACGCCGACCCGGTGCCCGCGACGGTGGTCGTGGACGGCACCGTCACGCAGCGCCTGCTCGACGTCGCCGCTCAGCGCGGCGTCGGCACGCTGGTCGGCGCGGACGCCGGCGAGTTCGTGAAACAGCCGGCGAGCGTGCGGGTTCGCACAGAAGACGACTACTGA
- a CDS encoding DUF3311 domain-containing protein translates to MASRSAVAWGIVFATLVAFAIPWFMWREAATVAGLPVWLWWHVGWLCLTSGAFAVFARRDWGIFVEAGAEPAGATEGER, encoded by the coding sequence ATGGCGTCTCGTTCGGCGGTCGCCTGGGGAATCGTCTTTGCGACGCTCGTCGCCTTCGCCATCCCGTGGTTCATGTGGCGGGAGGCGGCGACGGTCGCCGGGCTACCGGTGTGGCTCTGGTGGCACGTCGGCTGGCTCTGCCTGACGTCGGGCGCGTTCGCGGTGTTCGCGCGCCGCGACTGGGGGATATTCGTGGAGGCGGGGGCGGAACCCGCGGGCGCGACGGAGGGTGAACGATGA
- a CDS encoding sodium:solute symporter family protein, whose product MSAVLEIAIVAGYLLVALGVGALAYRVTDRSAEDYYLAGRGLGTGVLLFTTFATLLSAFTFFGGPNIAYKLGPEWILVMGLMDGVLFGLLWYFVGYKQWLVGRAQGYVTLGEMLGDRFGSPALRGLVAAVSIFWLFPYVMLQQVGAGTALEALTNGAIPYWAGAGFITLFMIAYVVLAGMRGVAWTDTLQGVFMLTMTWLAFVWVAAGIASSGSLAGALPAEFKALGGGAYSPQWMLSQAIGIAFGVTMFPQVNQRFFVGKSETVLKRSFALWPVLVVLLFVPAFLLGAWAKGLGLALPEGGNILPVLLNAQTPGWFAALVVAGALAAMMSSSDSMLLSGSSYLTRDLYRPFVNADASDRREDLLGRAGVVVFATGTFVVSLFQPGTLVSIGETAFGGFAQLALPVVVALYWRNTTRRGMLAGVTGSQAFYLWTVFGPTVTLGGFPLLASTYWGWTASIAGMVLGLALTVGVSAITTPATEEDATVYFGGQRAD is encoded by the coding sequence ATGAGCGCGGTGCTCGAGATAGCCATCGTCGCCGGCTACCTGCTCGTCGCGCTCGGCGTCGGCGCGCTCGCGTACCGCGTGACCGACCGCTCCGCCGAGGACTACTACCTCGCTGGGCGCGGCCTCGGCACGGGCGTGCTGTTGTTCACTACGTTCGCCACGCTGCTGTCGGCATTCACGTTCTTCGGCGGCCCGAACATCGCGTACAAACTCGGTCCCGAGTGGATTCTCGTGATGGGGCTGATGGACGGCGTCCTCTTCGGGTTGCTCTGGTACTTCGTCGGCTACAAGCAGTGGCTCGTCGGGCGCGCCCAGGGCTACGTCACGCTCGGCGAGATGCTCGGCGACCGCTTCGGGTCGCCCGCACTCCGCGGCCTCGTCGCCGCGGTCAGCATCTTCTGGCTGTTCCCGTACGTAATGTTACAGCAGGTCGGCGCCGGCACCGCACTGGAGGCGCTCACGAACGGCGCGATTCCGTACTGGGCGGGCGCGGGGTTCATCACGCTGTTCATGATCGCGTACGTCGTGCTGGCGGGGATGCGCGGCGTCGCGTGGACCGACACCCTCCAGGGCGTGTTCATGCTGACGATGACGTGGCTGGCGTTCGTCTGGGTCGCCGCCGGAATCGCGTCCTCCGGGAGCCTCGCTGGCGCGCTGCCCGCGGAATTCAAGGCACTCGGCGGCGGCGCGTACTCGCCGCAGTGGATGCTCTCGCAGGCAATCGGCATCGCGTTCGGCGTGACGATGTTCCCGCAGGTGAACCAGCGCTTCTTCGTCGGGAAATCCGAGACAGTCCTGAAGCGCTCGTTCGCGCTCTGGCCCGTGCTCGTCGTGCTCCTGTTCGTCCCCGCGTTCCTGCTCGGCGCGTGGGCGAAGGGACTCGGCCTCGCGCTCCCCGAGGGCGGCAACATCCTGCCCGTGCTGTTGAACGCCCAGACGCCGGGATGGTTCGCCGCGCTAGTCGTCGCGGGCGCGCTCGCCGCGATGATGAGTTCCTCGGACTCGATGCTGCTCTCCGGGTCGTCGTACCTCACTCGCGACCTCTACCGGCCGTTCGTGAACGCCGACGCGAGCGACCGCCGCGAGGACCTGCTCGGGCGCGCCGGCGTCGTCGTCTTCGCCACCGGCACGTTCGTCGTGAGCCTCTTCCAGCCGGGGACGCTCGTCAGCATCGGTGAGACCGCCTTCGGCGGATTCGCGCAACTCGCACTCCCGGTCGTCGTCGCGCTCTACTGGCGCAACACCACTCGCAGGGGGATGCTCGCGGGCGTCACCGGCAGCCAGGCGTTCTACCTCTGGACCGTGTTCGGCCCCACGGTCACGCTCGGCGGGTTCCCTCTGCTCGCGTCGACGTACTGGGGGTGGACGGCGTCCATCGCCGGAATGGTACTCGGCCTCGCGCTCACCGTCGGTGTCTCCGCAATCACCACGCCAGCGACTGAGGAGGACGCGACGGTCTACTTCGGCGGGCAGCGCGCCGACTGA
- a CDS encoding PadR family transcriptional regulator, whose translation MSKWLTSGLRRDICVVVAGEDAPTQQSVKRAVERKNDDRIRPKRFDGAVRKLVDAGIVDRNPDGVHDRLSLTDAGETRLAEHQEWVAKRLDE comes from the coding sequence ATGAGCAAGTGGCTGACCTCTGGACTGCGGCGGGATATCTGCGTCGTGGTTGCGGGCGAGGACGCCCCCACCCAGCAGTCCGTCAAGCGCGCGGTAGAGCGGAAGAACGACGACCGCATCCGGCCGAAGCGCTTCGACGGCGCGGTCAGGAAACTCGTCGACGCGGGCATCGTCGACCGAAACCCGGACGGCGTCCACGACCGCCTCTCGCTGACGGATGCCGGCGAGACGCGGCTGGCGGAACACCAGGAGTGGGTGGCAAAGCGACTCGACGAGTGA
- a CDS encoding EamA family transporter, whose translation MTSTAIAFAVGALLLYGGWAVAASVATRSLSPVNAVLLSYVASLVVVGGYAVSTRQPLAGARIDVAFALASGVMLAAGAVFFYTALGQGNVAVVSAISALYFIIPVIAGVLYFDAVLSTTNLVGIALAVVAVVLISA comes from the coding sequence ATGACTAGCACAGCGATTGCGTTCGCCGTCGGCGCGTTACTGCTGTACGGTGGATGGGCCGTGGCCGCGAGCGTCGCGACGCGCTCGCTCTCGCCAGTGAACGCCGTGTTACTGTCCTACGTGGCGAGCCTGGTGGTCGTCGGCGGCTACGCCGTCAGCACCCGCCAACCGCTCGCGGGCGCGAGAATCGACGTCGCGTTCGCGCTGGCATCCGGCGTGATGCTCGCCGCGGGGGCGGTGTTCTTCTACACGGCGCTCGGGCAGGGCAACGTCGCCGTCGTCTCCGCCATCTCCGCGCTGTACTTCATCATCCCCGTGATCGCGGGCGTCCTCTACTTCGACGCCGTACTCAGCACCACGAACCTCGTCGGCATCGCACTCGCCGTCGTCGCCGTCGTCCTCATCTCCGCCTGA
- a CDS encoding amphi-Trp domain-containing protein: MPEEVLFESESKQSRESIATYLRRVASNLEEGAPITLTAGGESVTLEPAATSTFEVKAEREGSADDGEVSVEFELEWREGADETERGSLEIE; this comes from the coding sequence ATGCCCGAAGAAGTGCTGTTCGAGTCCGAGAGCAAGCAGTCCCGCGAGAGCATCGCGACGTACCTCCGTCGAGTGGCGTCGAACCTCGAGGAGGGTGCCCCAATCACACTGACGGCCGGCGGCGAGTCCGTGACGCTCGAACCGGCCGCGACGTCGACGTTCGAGGTGAAGGCCGAACGCGAGGGGTCGGCAGACGACGGCGAGGTGAGCGTGGAGTTCGAACTGGAGTGGCGAGAGGGCGCCGACGAGACGGAGCGCGGCAGTCTCGAAATCGAGTAG
- a CDS encoding DUF6293 family protein, whose product MQTHVVPVGFDYDRLIAPLVRDQLRVDRVILLEGAVGSQANVEYSQRISEKLEQDFRNLLGAETERVSVEDVYAYDDAFEQAFTLIEDVLDSDPDGEVWVNIAAMPRTVSFAFATAAHSIMVERQADRDRIHTYYTAPEKYLETELAEELRASADLLADVVDGEFDDDAVRERLDAARDLLAEFDERGTTIGAKEIDGSHVVELPVASFSNVKPFEELILFTLGEHGEFDSVSDLAEALAADLNEEYTDSFRSKVIYTVDKLGPGGKGYVEREEHGKSYRTRLSRIGELWVRAHGDE is encoded by the coding sequence ATGCAGACGCACGTCGTGCCGGTCGGCTTCGACTACGACCGGCTCATCGCGCCGCTCGTGCGCGACCAGTTGCGCGTCGACCGCGTCATCCTCCTGGAGGGCGCAGTCGGGAGTCAGGCGAACGTCGAGTACAGCCAGCGCATCTCCGAGAAGCTCGAACAGGACTTCCGTAACCTCCTCGGCGCGGAGACCGAGCGCGTGTCCGTCGAGGACGTGTACGCCTACGACGACGCGTTCGAGCAGGCGTTCACACTCATCGAAGACGTCCTCGATTCGGACCCGGACGGTGAGGTGTGGGTGAACATCGCGGCGATGCCCCGGACGGTGTCGTTCGCGTTCGCCACCGCCGCCCACTCGATCATGGTCGAACGCCAGGCCGACCGCGACCGCATCCACACGTACTACACGGCCCCGGAGAAGTACCTCGAGACTGAGCTCGCGGAGGAACTGCGGGCGAGCGCGGACCTGCTCGCGGACGTCGTAGACGGCGAGTTCGACGACGACGCCGTCCGAGAGCGTCTCGACGCCGCCCGCGACCTGCTCGCGGAATTCGACGAGCGGGGAACCACCATCGGCGCGAAGGAGATCGACGGCAGCCACGTCGTCGAACTCCCGGTCGCCTCGTTCTCGAACGTCAAGCCCTTCGAGGAACTCATCCTGTTCACGCTCGGCGAGCACGGCGAGTTCGACTCCGTCAGCGACCTCGCGGAAGCGCTCGCCGCCGACCTGAACGAGGAGTACACGGATTCGTTCCGCTCGAAGGTCATCTACACGGTGGACAAACTCGGCCCTGGTGGGAAGGGGTACGTCGAGCGCGAGGAACACGGGAAGTCGTATCGCACTCGATTGTCGCGCATCGGCGAACTGTGGGTGCGCGCGCACGGCGACGAGTGA